The genomic interval TGGTAATTTAAAAGAAGCTAATACGACTAAAAAGAAGAATCCACTCTTCGGATAAAGAAGCTGGATCTTCTTTTTAAAAATTCAATCTTTTTCTAATATATATTATTGACATTCTCTTAATTATCTCATTAGGAAAATTTAGAGAAAAATGACTCGCACTGACATTAAACTCTCTATTTTTACGTAAATATGATTCCATATCGCTCATTATAGCTTTTTTTAAAGTGATGATTGAATTCTTTGAGGAAAATAAATATCCGATATAGATTGATAAATATTCAAATATTTTAACTATAATAAAACAAATGATGTAATACATAAATACAAAAGATATCCCTAAAACAAAAAAAACAATACAAGCTATAGCAAACTGATTATCTCCTACTTGAAAGTTAGAATCTATAAAACTAGCAAAAAACAAAATTTTTGGTAGAATATACGCTATATAAAAACAAAAAATTAGACTTAAAATAAGAGCCATATTATTATTTGATAAAAAGATTCTTCTAAATATAAAAAGATCCTTCTCTCTCTTAACAATATCATACCTTTTTAAAGTGTAGTTCTGATTGGATTGCATTCCTATTATTGAATAGATCTTATTTTTCATTGAATTAGCAAACAAAATCGATAATATAAAAAGTATTGCGATAATTAAAAATATTGAAGTATTCATTGCATTATATGTCATTATTAAATATATTATTAATCCCAGTAAAATACCAGGGAATAGCATATATTTAAATATTTCAAAAATAAAAAAACAATACTCTTTAATGTTAATTTTTTTATTTAGTCTAAGAAGCTCCTTTGATATAAAGTCAAAAGATTCTACTTCATTTATTTCATCACTTTTATTAAGATTAAATACATAAGAATAATCTATCTCAAATAGAGAAGAGAAATTCAAATACCCAATAGAATATGTGTATTTTTCGTTTAAAAAGTCCATATTTATATGATATAAATCTTTATTATAAACATATTTATCATTTATTTCTGGGATAGAATGGGCAATAATTGGAATATAGTCATAACCATTTCTTATTGAATATATCAATTTTTCTAATTGATCAAATTTAAAAGTACTCTTCAGAATGTTAATCGTAATTAAAAATGGGGAATCATCGCTAAAAATTTTGTCATTTTTATAATTAATTCTTCTTAAAAAACTTGATTTATTTGCACCCCACAATACATCAATGACGTCATCAATTTTAAGATATTCTATCTTATTATGACTACAAGGAAGTTCTAGTTTATAAGGCAATTTTTGGGACTTAAATTTTGGATAATAAAACCAAGAACTATTATGTTTGCCATATCTATTCTCAATGAAACCCTCTTTTGCAAACCAAGCTTCTAAAGCCTGAGTATTTATATGCTTTCGAGCATTTAAATGTGTAGTGATTCCCACATTAAGCAAATCAGCAACTTCTAAAATCTTTTTTAATGCTGACTTCGCATTCCCTTTTAATAGAAAAATTGATTCTATAGATAGCAAGTAAACAGAAGACTTCATTCTATCAGAACTTGGATCAAAAATATTTCGCTCAAAAACAAATACAACACTATCTATTGTATATACATGTTTTTCTCCTTTTTCTATAGTCTTATGCTCTTCAGATAGAGCTAAGATTGATTCAAAGAAAAGCGAAACTCGCAAATGTGAACAAAGCTCATGTTGAGTTATTGATTTATGTTTTTTTGCCAACATCATATTTTTCCTTCATAAACATTTATTGACCTATAAATTTAGATATTAACTCATCTTTAATCCTAATGAACTTTTATCTTCCTGAGTCAATCCCAATTGATTTGAAATAGACTGTAATTCTTTATCAAGTCCAAAATCAAGAACTTTTAAAGAAATTTCAGAGTTGTCTTGAGATTTTTCAGATTCCTGAGCCAATAATAAATTATAATTTTTGTTCAATATTGCATCAATTTCACTGTTGTTTGCATTACTGAAATTCAGAATTGCTGTAACTAAATCTGCATCCTCAGAATATTTACGTTTATATATTGACCTTGAATCTTCCTCGATTAGTCTTTTAAAATCATTTTTAAACGTCGCATTTTTCCCAGTATATACCTTACATTTTTCTTCAATTTTTTCATTCAGATTTATGTAATTTTTCTTTAGATGAGAAAACTCTTCTATTATAATCTGCCTGTATTGCTCCTTTTTATCTAAGGATTTTTCAAAATCTACTTTTATATTATTAAGATCTTTTAAAGTTTTTTCAATAATATCAAAGTAAAAATCTCTACTCTTTAAAAATAGTTCAGATTTTAAATCATTATTGTACGAATCTATATCACTAAAGCATTTAAAATCTTTTTGTTTCAAAAGATTTTCTTCAATATTTTTATAGAGAATACTTTCTTTCTTTGTCATTTTCCAGAGAGGATGTCATTTCGTAAGGAGTGAAATTAGATAGTTACCCAAAGAGGATGTCAAAAGTTTTTTCCATAGATCCTGTCCTAATATGCTAAAATTTCCATACTCCCTGTCACAAGATTACAACTATGGAAAATCAGGACATTACCGAAGAAAATGAAAGTTCTGGGACATCTTCTTTGGAAATTGAGCCAGTAAGATTGTCAGAACCAGCTTGGGAAGAAGCCCGCCGCAGAGCAGAAGTCATTCAATCCCTTTTAAAGATAGCAAAAATTTCTGAAAAAAAAAGACAAACAGCAGCAAATGAACTTGGCATTTCGAAACGCACATTATCAAGATTAATTGAACGCTATAAAGTATCAGGAAAGCTTTTAAGCTCTCTTGCGCCTCNNNNNNNNNNTGTCATTTTCCAGAGAGGATGTCATTTCGTAAGGAGTGAAATTAGATAGTTACCCAAAGAGGATGTCAAAAGTTTTTTCCATAGATCCTGTCCTAATATGCTAAAATTTCCATACTCCCTGTCACAGGATTACAACTATGGAAAATCAGGACATTACCGAAGAAAATGAAAGTTCTGGGACATCTTCTTTGGAAATTGAGCCAGTAAGATTGTCAGAACCAGCTTGGGAAGAAGCCCGCCGCAGAGCAGAAGTCATTCAATCCCTTTTAAAGATAGCAAAAATTTCTGAAAAAAAAAGACAATCAGCAGCAAATGAACTTGGCATTTCGAAACGCACATTATCAAGATTAATTGAACGCTATAAAGTATCAGGAAAGCTTTTAAGCTCTCTTGCGCCTCGCTCTCCGAATGGGGGAATAGGTAAGCCTAGGATAAATGAAAATGTTGAATCAATTATCCATAAAGTGGTTAGAGAGCTTTATTTGGATAAACAAAAAAGAAAAATATCTATGGTTGTGCAAGAAGTTCGAAGGCGATGCGTAGAAGCAAATATTCCGCCTCCAGGGCAAAATACTGTTCGTAGGAGAATCTCGAAAATCTCACTGGAAAAAGTGTTTGAAAAAAGATCTGGAAAATTTGCGGCTCATCCATTTACTGCAAACCATGGCCCAGCTATTACTGCCCAATATCCTCTTGAAATATTCATGATAGACCACACAAAAGTAGATGTTATAGTCGTGGATGAGCAACAACGCCTCCCAATTGGAAGACCTTGGCTTACATTAGCAATAGATGTCTTTAGTAGATGTATTGCTGGTTTTTACTTAAGTTTTGAAAGTCCATCAGCAGTATCTGTTGGCATGTGTTTAACACATGCCATATTTGATAAAACGGATCTCCTTAATAAATTTAATATCCAACATAGCTGGCCACTAAAAGGAAAACCAGAAAAAATCGTAGTGGATCAAGGTAGCGAATTTAAAAGCGAAGCATTGCGTAAAGGATGTGAACAACACGGCATTTCAATTCATTGGAGGAAAGTTGGCTATCCCCATCTCAATGGGGTTATTGAACGTGTTATTGGTACTTTCATGAAAGAAATACATGAAATTCCTGGCACCACATTTTCAAATACATCCGAGCGTGGAAATTACGACTCAAATAAAATGGCTATTCTCACAATGCCTGAACTAGAAAAATGGCTTACCCATGCAATTGTAGGAAAGTATCATCTTGAAATTCATTCTTCACTTATGGAAACTCCACTTTCTTTATTCCGTCGTGGAATAGAAAATAGGAATAAAGATATAAATTTAGTGCAAAACCAAAAGGCTTTTTTAATCGACTTTTTGCCTATTGAAAGAAGAACTCTCCAACGGCATGGATTTGTTATTGAGCATATCTTTTATTTTTCAAATGCTTTAATACCTTGGATTTCATCTGGTAATATGAATGAAAAGTTTATTATCCGTAGAGATCCACGTAATTTAAGCAGAATATTTGTGCTTCATCCAAAAGAGTCCCAATATTTAGAAATCCCATATAGGAATATTGCCCGACCTGTCATTACCCTTTGGGAACATCGAGAATCATTGCGAAGACTTAAAGAAAGAGGATTACGTCATTTTGATGAGACTTTAATTTTCAGGACTCTTTTGGAAATGAAAGAAATTATTAAAAATGCTAAGAAAGAAACGCAATCTGCAAGAAAAAAACGTGTAAAAAATGAAAATGCAAAAAAAAGTACATTAGATATAAAAAGCAATAAAAACAATGATAATTTAAATATAAATGAATTGCAAGACTTCGAAATAGATTCCATCAAACCATTTGAAGACATTGAGGATTGGTCATGATTGAAGTGAATTTTAATAATGCTTTTTCCCTCGAACATCTAATACCGCAAATGAGGAAAATAGTTTTATTACCTAATGAAGAACGCATTGCGCATATTCGTGCAGATAGATGGATTGGTTATTCAAAAGCGCAAGAAGCTATTTCCAAACTTCAAAAACTTATTGATCATCCTAAACGCCAAAGGATGCCAAACCTCCTCATTGTTAGTCCTACAAATAATGGAAAATCAATGATTATCGAAAAGTTTAAACGCATGCATAAAATAATTTCTTGCGAAAATATCCCTAAAGAAATTATCCCAATCGTAGCACTACAAATGCCAAGTGATCCTACAATAGCAAGATTTTATTCCATGCTTCTCTATAATCTAGGTGCTCCTGTCACTATGAAATGTAAAGTAGCAGATTTAGAACATGTCGCCTTAAAATTATTGAAGCAATTGTCCACCCGAATGATCATCATTGACGAACTTCATAATATCCTTGCTGGTAGGATAAATGTCCAAAGGGAATTCCTTAACCTAATCCGTTTTATTGGAAATGAACTTCAAATCCCTATTGTCTGCCTTGGGATTAGAGAGGCCTATCTTGCTATACGTACAGATGATCAACTCGAAAACCGCTTTGAACCACACATTTTACCATTGTGGGAAGATGATAGGGAGTTTTCAAGCTTACTTATGAGTGTTACATCTACTTTACCATTAAAACTTCCTTCGTTTTTATTAGAAAAAGAAATACGTCAATATATTTTAAGGAAAACGGAAGCCACCATAGGAGAAATTATTTCTCTAATTTCTAGAACCGCTATTCTCGCAATTGAAAGTGGCCAAGAAAATATCGATTTAAAATTATTAATGCAAGCGGATTATGACTCCCCAACGGAAAGACGGAATAAATTTGAACGTGAGTTGCAATAATGGCAAAAAGATTCCCAATATGGCCTCGTCCCTATAAATTAGAAGCATTAAGCTCATGGATTATGAGGATAGCTGATTATTATAGGATTGATGTTGATACTTTATTTGAAATTGGATTCTTGATCAAAAAACCAATTTCTTGGTGGGATATTGATGTTTCTCCTAGTCCTGAATTATTAAATAAAATTTCAATTAATACAGGGTTATCTTTGAAATATTTAATTGAAATGACTGTTGCAGGGATTTCTCCTTGGGTGATTGATTCAGTTAAACCTGTTTATGATTTTGAATTTACACAACTCACAGCTCCATTTTGTATTTTAAATCGCAATTTGCCTTATATCAATATGAATTCAAATTCTAAAAAATCATTGCTTCCCTGGATACCAAATGTTCCATGGAAATCAACCCGTATAAACCGCTTTTGTCCAATATGCATAGAAAATAAAGATTTGGATCTACCAAGATTGCTCATATGGAGGACAGCATTAGTGTCATCTTGCTTACGGCATGACTGCTTACTTGTTGAGACGAGTGATAAACCTTGGGATCAATTAGCTTGGAAAGAAAATATCATAAATACAAAATATTTACACACTTGGCTTGATGGTGTCACTCTCAAAGCTATTGAAACAGGTTATGCAAGACTTGGGAAAGAAGAAATTCATGTGAACATTTGGGTTCGGTTCTTAAGAAGCCTTTTCCATGAACTTACAATTAAAAGCAGGGATTATAAAGATCAAGAATGCATAAAAAGAATTTGGCAATATGCTGGTATCCAGAAACCAAAGAGCAAAGTATTTGAACTTTTAGAGATAAAAGATAGGGCTAATGTAATAAAATGCGCTGCATATTTATTACAAGATTTTCCAAACCAAATACTTTCTTTTATGCCAAAGAGTAGGAATTTAAATCAAATTTTTATTCCCAATTTCATTTCTAAATATATCGGCTCAAATGAAATCTATTATGATCTCTTCGTTAAAAATAAAGAACATTCAAATAATATAACAAGCAATATTAAAAACGGGGAAAACTTTCTACCAGCCGCAATGTTATTTAATTCTTTAATTCAAAAAATCATCGATAAAAACAAAAATGTGATTCATAAAAGAACAATAAAATGCGCAGAATCATCATTAAATTATTATAAAAATAAACAAGTAATTAACAATAAATTATCAGAGGAATCGTTAAGCAACAATATGTAATTTTTTAATTACAATTTCATCTCAGGGAGAATTATGTTAAATAATTTAAGTATTAAGAAAAAAATGATTTATTGGAATATTTTTATATTAATTCTATTTTCAATATCACTAATATTTATAGGAAATGATTCCATAAATCGACTCATGAATGAAAAGCGTACTCAAATTAAAAATCTTAGCGATTCTTTTGCTTCTGTAATTTTTGAGTACGTAAAGCTAGAAAAAGACGGTAAAATATCGCATGATGAGGCCGTATCAAAAGTCAAAATGATATTAAATGCTGCAAGATATGATGGAGATAATTATTATTTTGTAGGTGACTATGATAGAAGACAGATTGTAAATCCTAAGCGCCCTAAAGATGATGGAGTTATTCAAAATTCACCCCAGTATCATAAATTTGTTGAAATCTCATTAAAAAATAATGGCCCAGAATTTTTATCTTATTATACTTCAAAGCCTGGTTTCACAGGAGAATTTCCAAAACTTACTTATTTAGTCCCAATCCCTGAATGGAAATGGTACATTGGAACTGGTATTTATATAGACGATGTGGATAGACAAAAGTCTAAGAACATTATGGTAATTGGTATAATTACTTTCATTATTACCATTTTTTTAATGTTCGGAGGAGTTAAAATTGCTAATTTCATTTCAGTGCCATTATCTTTGCTCACAAATCTACTGAAAAAATCATCATTAAAAATGAATGAAGAATCAACTCAATTAACAAAAATGAGTGAGGAAGTTGGAAAGTCCTCAAGAGAACAAGCAAGCTCAATTCAGGAAACGGCTGCAGCAATTTCTGAAGTAACAAGTATGATTTCAAGAACTTCTACCCTCACATTGAACTCGGAAAACTTATCAAAGACAATAAATATTCAAACTGAATTAGGAAATCGGGCAGTAAAAGACATGGTTGAGTCAATGGAATCAATTCAAGAAGCGAGTAAAAAACTCACAGAAATTGAGGCAATAATTACGCAAATTGAAAATAAAGCTGTTGTTATAAATGATATTGTTACAAAAACAGAATTACTTTCATTGAATGCATCTATTGAATCAGCAAGAGCTGGAGAATATGGTAAAGGATTTGCTGTTGTAGCTGAAGAAGTAGGTAATTTAGCTAAAACGAGTGGAAAATCGTCAAAAGAAATCAGCGAACTTCTTGAAAAAAGTAGAGAGAATGTTAAAAATATTCTAGAATTAACTTTGTCTAGAGTATCTGAAGGACAGCATAAAACTGAAGAAGTATCAAACATATTTAATAAAATTATAAAAGATGTAAATGATATTCAAATTCAAATGAGCCAGATCTCAGAAGCGACCAGAGAACAGGAAATTGGTCTAAAACAAATTTCAGAAGCAATGACAAAAATTGATATTTCAGCTATAAATAATTTGAAAAGCGCTGAAAAATCTGTACTTTCTTCATCTAAAATATTAGAGATAAGCCATGATTTGAAATCCATCACTTCTAAAACGGAAGATATTGTTTTTGGAGAAAAGAAAGCATAACTTCTTGCTCCTAGATTAACTATATAATATTATATCAATTTATAATTCAAGATACATTTTCGGAGTTTTTGTGATACAGCCATCACCTTTGATATTTTTTCTCAATTAAAAAACATTTTATATTTTCATAAATATCGCAAATAAATTCCCAGTGCGTCAATTTTGCAATTTCAATAAATTAAATATTAATGTAAAATTTATTGTAATACTAATGCTTAATTTATCAATTTAAACCTACTTTTTTTCAAATTAGGATGTGCTATGTCTAAGAAAAGTTTGTCATATAAATTAAATATATCAATAGTAATTTTATTAACACTCATCTTAGCAGCTGCACTATATACTATATTTATGATCAATAAAACTCAATCTTACGCTCTCGAAACAGGAGAAAGCTGGTTGCCTAGTGTTTTATCTACAAGTGAAATGAGTGAAGGGGTTAGTAAATATGCAAGAAGAATCCTTGGATTATTAAGCACTTCTTTGATAAATACTGGTGATGAAGATAAAAAAACTAAAGCTGAAGATATAAAAGCTTTAGATAAATATGGACAAAATATTGAGGCCAATCTTGAAAAACATAAGAAACTAGTAAGCAGTCCTGAAGAACAAGCTCTTTTAGATGATGTTTTTACAAAATGGAAAATTTACGATAACGCTGCTAGGGAAGGGCTTGATATTAATCAACAAGGAAAAAAGCAGAAGCTTTAAAATTTGTCCTTTCAAAAGCAAGAATAGCAGCGGCAGATTTAGAATCTGCAGTAAAAAAGCTTGCAATATATAATTACAATGGTGGTGTTAAATCAACAGAAAAAGGGAAGCATTTAACGACAATCACAAATATTACAATG from Fluviispira vulneris carries:
- a CDS encoding TniQ family protein; the encoded protein is MAKRFPIWPRPYKLEALSSWIMRIADYYRIDVDTLFEIGFLIKKPISWWDIDVSPSPELLNKISINTGLSLKYLIEMTVAGISPWVIDSVKPVYDFEFTQLTAPFCILNRNLPYINMNSNSKKSLLPWIPNVPWKSTRINRFCPICIENKDLDLPRLLIWRTALVSSCLRHDCLLVETSDKPWDQLAWKENIINTKYLHTWLDGVTLKAIETGYARLGKEEIHVNIWVRFLRSLFHELTIKSRDYKDQECIKRIWQYAGIQKPKSKVFELLEIKDRANVIKCAAYLLQDFPNQILSFMPKSRNLNQIFIPNFISKYIGSNEIYYDLFVKNKEHSNNITSNIKNGENFLPAAMLFNSLIQKIIDKNKNVIHKRTIKCAESSLNYYKNKQVINNKLSEESLSNNM
- a CDS encoding MCP four helix bundle domain-containing protein → MSKKSLSYKLNISIVILLTLILAAALYTIFMINKTQSYALETGESWLPSVLSTSEMSEGVSKYARRILGLLSTSLINTGDEDKKTKAEDIKALDKYGQNIEANLEKHKKLVSSPEEQALLDDVFTKWKIYDNAAREGLDINQQGKKQKL
- a CDS encoding TniB family NTP-binding protein; translated protein: MIEVNFNNAFSLEHLIPQMRKIVLLPNEERIAHIRADRWIGYSKAQEAISKLQKLIDHPKRQRMPNLLIVSPTNNGKSMIIEKFKRMHKIISCENIPKEIIPIVALQMPSDPTIARFYSMLLYNLGAPVTMKCKVADLEHVALKLLKQLSTRMIIIDELHNILAGRINVQREFLNLIRFIGNELQIPIVCLGIREAYLAIRTDDQLENRFEPHILPLWEDDREFSSLLMSVTSTLPLKLPSFLLEKEIRQYILRKTEATIGEIISLISRTAILAIESGQENIDLKLLMQADYDSPTERRNKFERELQ
- a CDS encoding Mu transposase C-terminal domain-containing protein; protein product: MENQDITEENESSGTSSLEIEPVRLSEPAWEEARRRAEVIQSLLKIAKISEKKRQSAANELGISKRTLSRLIERYKVSGKLLSSLAPRSPNGGIGKPRINENVESIIHKVVRELYLDKQKRKISMVVQEVRRRCVEANIPPPGQNTVRRRISKISLEKVFEKRSGKFAAHPFTANHGPAITAQYPLEIFMIDHTKVDVIVVDEQQRLPIGRPWLTLAIDVFSRCIAGFYLSFESPSAVSVGMCLTHAIFDKTDLLNKFNIQHSWPLKGKPEKIVVDQGSEFKSEALRKGCEQHGISIHWRKVGYPHLNGVIERVIGTFMKEIHEIPGTTFSNTSERGNYDSNKMAILTMPELEKWLTHAIVGKYHLEIHSSLMETPLSLFRRGIENRNKDINLVQNQKAFLIDFLPIERRTLQRHGFVIEHIFYFSNALIPWISSGNMNEKFIIRRDPRNLSRIFVLHPKESQYLEIPYRNIARPVITLWEHRESLRRLKERGLRHFDETLIFRTLLEMKEIIKNAKKETQSARKKRVKNENAKKSTLDIKSNKNNDNLNINELQDFEIDSIKPFEDIEDWS
- a CDS encoding methyl-accepting chemotaxis protein → MLNNLSIKKKMIYWNIFILILFSISLIFIGNDSINRLMNEKRTQIKNLSDSFASVIFEYVKLEKDGKISHDEAVSKVKMILNAARYDGDNYYFVGDYDRRQIVNPKRPKDDGVIQNSPQYHKFVEISLKNNGPEFLSYYTSKPGFTGEFPKLTYLVPIPEWKWYIGTGIYIDDVDRQKSKNIMVIGIITFIITIFLMFGGVKIANFISVPLSLLTNLLKKSSLKMNEESTQLTKMSEEVGKSSREQASSIQETAAAISEVTSMISRTSTLTLNSENLSKTINIQTELGNRAVKDMVESMESIQEASKKLTEIEAIITQIENKAVVINDIVTKTELLSLNASIESARAGEYGKGFAVVAEEVGNLAKTSGKSSKEISELLEKSRENVKNILELTLSRVSEGQHKTEEVSNIFNKIIKDVNDIQIQMSQISEATREQEIGLKQISEAMTKIDISAINNLKSAEKSVLSSSKILEISHDLKSITSKTEDIVFGEKKA